GAAAGTTGCCGCGTAACTGATGAGCTATGTTGCGGGCGTCGATGAAATCATCTTTTGGACCTTTTCTTTTTTGTATTTGAGAAGCATCAAAGGCGACAAACTGATCGACTTCATTCTTGACCGTCCTAAAAACCCAGTTCGTGATGTGAGACACCTCCACTGCTAGACTCTTCCGGCCACTAAGGCTCCTGAGGAATGATAAGATCCCACTCTCACTGGTATTTGTTCTGATTGAGGCAAGCTCCTTGCCTCGACTGTTGACGGCGACAAAAACACTAGTCTTGCTGTGGGCATCCGTTCCGATATAAATGGACATTGGGTTGCGCTCCTTCCGTTTATAGCTGTCATTGGCCTTCGAGGCCCTGGTTTCAACGCTGACACTATAATGCTACTTAGAGAGCCTAGTGGCCATTAGGTCACGCCGGTTGAAGCGCAACCCTCCTGCACACTTTGGCCAGATTCAAAGCAATCCGTGATTATTTTTCCAAAGCATCAAACGCGGCACTCTGCAGAGTGAGACCAGCACTCGCTCCGCGAGTTGGCTGGCGATGCTTTCCTTACATTGCCGACGTTGCCACTAGTCATTAAATTTCCGGTAGTCAAAATGGCAGTCGATCCCCCAACGGTGCCGGACGTTATCGCATTACCCGAAACTTTGCCGGCTGAGATTATGGTTTCAATATTTTTTTTTAGGTACCGTTGAGTTCTGGGTGGTGCCGGGATCGGTGCTGCGTATTGCCGTCAATTCTTTCTTATTAGTTTTTGACACCTTCGGCGGAGTCGGGGCGCTGGTGTCCGCACAACTAGCGGTAACAGTCATTTGGGCGACCAAGAATGCTCTAATCACATGCCTTTTAGTTGATTTACCTAGCATGATGCCTCCCGAAGGCTCTGTATCAGAAACAATGCAAATCCTTTCGGCTCATTTGCGTTGTTTCTTGAGGATGGCTACTAAAGTTAGTTCTTTCAGCAGTCTAAGAGTCACTATTTTTTGTATTTTCAAATTCGCTATGCCACTTAAACGACTGCAATCCGAATCCATCGAGCCAAATGCCGCGAAACTACCCATGAAATCCGATCCTAGGTTTTTTGGCCGGCGCTAAAATACCGTAAATATTGATATTTGAGATCCCGCTAAAGTTTTTACGTAGCAGGGCCGATAAGAAAAATAACAATCCTGAATCAGCAAATACGGAGGCCAAATTGGCAAGCAAAACCACACACCGGCAAATGGTCTATTTCTGGGTACTACCAGTGGCTATGAACCTTAGTGGCTGTGGCGGGCAACCTGCAGATTATGTTTCTGCGGGGTCTAAGGCTCCGGGTCTTCGCGCAGTCGACGCTGTGGCAACAGAAGACAATGTCGCAAAACAAAAAAATAATAGCGAATCAAAGCCCACCCCACCTGACCTTGGGTTACCGGACACCTTGTCGTTGATCGACGCAAAATTTAAGGTCGAGGCCAGCACTGCCGGGCAGCCATCCTGTAAAGGCACCATGAATGTTCAGGTCAATGCCGCACTCAACTCAAAAAGCACAGCTCAGCTCCTACAGGTGCCAGCGGGCGGACTCGATTGTAGTTGGCTAGGGAAAATTGATCTCAAGCAGATGTTTGGAGCCTTTTCCCAGCCTCCAAGCGCGGGTGAAGACCCCATGGTCATCGCAAATAATGTACTGGCCCTGAAAACTCTTGGTGCCGGAACCTACAGTCCACCAAGGCCGCTCCTCCCCTCTTTTCTAGCTGCGACTCGCGAGCAGCTCAGTCAGCTTAACTATACCGAGCGGAACATCACCGTTCAGGTTGGTAACAAAACGGCAAAAGGCAACGTCAATATAAAGATGAACTACTACGATCGTCCCCTCACAGCTCCAGGTACAACATATCAATTTAAGCACGTCATGGACTTCACGATTACCAGCACGGGCTTCGATAGCATCGATAAGAACTCCAATTTTATATACGACTCAATTCAGTTCACCATGAGCACAAGTCCGGTTTCTATCATCGGTATTAAATTAAAAGGGAATGCAAAAAGCCAATTCATCGCACAGAAATCAAATCTTAAAGCTGTCAGTGGTCTCCTCAAAATCATCACAATCATTGCTAATTTAGATCCCACCGGGCTTATATTGGCAATCACCGGACTGATACCCATGGAGCTGAATCTGAGCTTAGAGAAGCAAGATGATCTCGAAAATCAACTCGCACAAGTTGACCAAACCTCTCCAGAAAATATTGGTGAAACCATAGGCGGCCAACCAACTAAGTAAGGGGGTTAACGTGAGAACCGCGCTAAGCTATATTTCATCACTATCCTTACTATTAGTAGCCTGCGGTGCCCCGACTAAATCGGCATCGAGCGTTAGCTCTATCTTCACGGAATCAAGGACTCTGCAAGGTGTCGCTTCAGAAATATGCTCTGACCTAGAGTCAAGAACCGAGGCTCCCACACTGCAGAATTTTAAAATGAAGGTTCTCGGTTGTCAGCGCGTTGGTGAGGGTGCCTTAGACTACACGGGCATCAAATCGTTTGGATTCGTAAATCTTGACGGTACTGTAAGCGAAGTTGCCGCGAGCTCCGCGAGTGCTCCTAGCGTTAAGCCCAAGAGCAGTGAAAATCCACCAACCATCACGCGGCAAAACCGAGCGCAGATCTGGCTGAATAAATCCATTCTGGACATGGCCAAGACGCTGACAGCCTATATGAAGCAAAATGCAAGCGTAGGGGCCGGTGAGATTAAATTGCCCAATAGTGGACTTTCGGATCTTGCCAACCTAGCGAATCTTTCAATAAATATGATCGAAAAGCCAACTCTTGATATTCAAAATTTATCTTTCTCGATGAAGCTTAAAATCGCGATAACCGGCATCATCAAGGTTACACAGACGATCAACGTCGATGGTAAGCTCATCAATAACGCATTCGCATTGACCATCAAATCAGGCGAAGAGATGCCCTATGCGAAGTCTTTGATTAAAAACCTCGAAGTGATGGTACTAGTGATTCCCTTTGCCGACGATATCTACTTAGATATGTTCTCGAACGTCGAAGCCTACGACATGGGCGTAAAGGCGGTACTAACCAGCCAGCTTGATTCATTCTGGAGCACTGGTCTTAAAGGGATTATTGATAGTGTTCTCCTAGTGAAAGGGGATGTTAAATGATCTCTCTATCAAAAAAGAACGTACTGTTATCTTTCATGACATCGATGCTTTGGGCCTGTAGTGCCGCCGAAGATTCTTTTGTGTTTTCGGCGCCAGGTGCAAGTGAGTCTAAGCCTATTGCAGCACATGCGCCTCTGCTGGCAAGAAATAGCCTCAACGCCGCCAGTCAACCGGCGTCTAAGGTAGCCT
Above is a genomic segment from Deltaproteobacteria bacterium containing:
- a CDS encoding IS110 family transposase, coding for MSIYIGTDAHSKTSVFVAVNSRGKELASIRTNTSESGILSFLRSLSGRKSLAVEVSHITNWVFRTVKNEVDQFVAFDASQIQKRKGPKDDFIDARNIAHQLRGNF